GCGTGGGTAGCACAAAAGGGAGATTAAAATTTACCAATTTGCTTGATACCGGAAATCATGTAGTGGTTGATGATGCCGCTGATGGTGTATTTGTAGATATTAACAGCCTTGATGATATTTTGAAAGACAAAAACCCCACCATGCTAAAAATAGATGTTGAGGGGTTTGAAGCTGAAGTGCTAAAAGGATCGGCAGATGTTTTAAAGCAGGAGAGCCTGAAAGCAATTGTTATTGAACTTAATGGCTCTGGTAATCGGTACGGTTTTAATGATGATGGAATACATTTGGAATTATTGAAAAATGGCTTTAAGTCTGTTAAGTATCTGCCATTTGAACGATGTGTTGTTGAAATTCCCCATAATAAAGAACATAATACTTTATATATCCGTAACGATCGCTTTGTGAGGGCGAGGCTTATGGATAGCCCTAAAACAACCATAAAGGGCGTTTCTTTTTGATTGATATGCCATAACTTGCACATTGCCTGATGTGCTGATAACAATCCTTAACAAGGTGTAAACTTATAATATCCCTGTCTTTTTTCTTTCATCGACACAAAATCCCCGTTCACCGATACATCGATAAAAAGCGCATTTTTTCCGCGCACATTTATATCAGCAAGAGCCGTTTCGAGATCAGTATGTGTTTGTGATTTGGTCGAAAAGGGTTAAAGGCTCTTGTAAAAAGACCGGTTTTATGGTGGCCGGTCTTTTTTATTGGTTTTACTTGAAGGCGCTGCACATTAAACTATTTAACAATACCTCAAGCTGGTGAGGCCACTGCCCAAACCCCTCTCCGGAAGGACTCCTTTGGAGGAGATGATTTAGGTGAGGCTGACTGTTTGTTTAAGAAATCTAAACTACTTAAACCAAATGTTACGTAAATGCTGCTTATTGATGGGCTTGATGCTGGGTAGCAAGCTGGCTATGGCGCAATTGTGTACAGGGAGCCTGGGCGATCCGGTGGTGAACATAACCTTTGGATCGGGTACTTCAACGCATGCTGCAGCCTTGGGGAGTGATTTTACCAGCTACACCTACTCATCGGCAGATTT
This region of Mucilaginibacter yixingensis genomic DNA includes:
- a CDS encoding FkbM family methyltransferase; protein product: MLKTIKYITQHPISGAKPIRNIWGFIRWQITSRLRKVPVVYQFTSKSKLWVWNGLTGATGNVYCGLHEFEDMAFLLHFLREDDLFVDVGANIGSYTVLASAHVGARTVSIEPVPQTFGYLLKNIDLNNIAGKVSALNAGVGSTKGRLKFTNLLDTGNHVVVDDAADGVFVDINSLDDILKDKNPTMLKIDVEGFEAEVLKGSADVLKQESLKAIVIELNGSGNRYGFNDDGIHLELLKNGFKSVKYLPFERCVVEIPHNKEHNTLYIRNDRFVRARLMDSPKTTIKGVSF